A part of Rhinolophus ferrumequinum isolate MPI-CBG mRhiFer1 chromosome 11, mRhiFer1_v1.p, whole genome shotgun sequence genomic DNA contains:
- the UBE2L6 gene encoding ubiquitin/ISG15-conjugating enzyme E2 L6 isoform X1 — translation MTASKRVAKELEDLQKELPRYLRNLVSDDANVLVWHTLLLPEETPYNHRAFNLRISFPRDYPLKPPTVTFTTKIYHPNVDSDGQVCLPIASKENWKPYTKAYQVLEALNMLVNKPDLDQPVRVELADLLIQDPLLFHKNAEDFTLKFGESRPS, via the exons ATGACGGCGAGCAAGCGGGTGGCGAAG GAGCTGGAAGATCTGCAAAAGGAGCTTCCCAGGTACCTGCGGAACCTGGTCAGCGATGATGCCAACGTCCTGGTGTGGCACACACTCCTCCTTCCT GAGGAGACGCCCTACAACCACAGGGCCTTCAACCTGCGCATCAGCTTCCCCAGGGACTACCCGTTAAAGCCCCCCACGGTGACTTTCACAACCAAGATCTACCACCCCAATGTGGACAGCGACGGCCAGGTTTGCCTGCCCATCGCCAGCAAAGAGAACTGGAAGCCTTACACCAAGGCCTACCAAG TCTTGGAGGCCCTCAACATGCTGGTGAATAAACCAGACCTGGACCAGCCCGTGCGTGTGGAGCTTGCGGACCTCCTGATACAGGACCCGTTGCTGTTTCACAAGAATGCGGAAGACTTCACCCTGAAGTTTGGAGAGTCCCGGCCCTCCTAA
- the UBE2L6 gene encoding ubiquitin/ISG15-conjugating enzyme E2 L6 isoform X2 has product MTASKRVAKEETPYNHRAFNLRISFPRDYPLKPPTVTFTTKIYHPNVDSDGQVCLPIASKENWKPYTKAYQVLEALNMLVNKPDLDQPVRVELADLLIQDPLLFHKNAEDFTLKFGESRPS; this is encoded by the exons ATGACGGCGAGCAAGCGGGTGGCGAAG GAGGAGACGCCCTACAACCACAGGGCCTTCAACCTGCGCATCAGCTTCCCCAGGGACTACCCGTTAAAGCCCCCCACGGTGACTTTCACAACCAAGATCTACCACCCCAATGTGGACAGCGACGGCCAGGTTTGCCTGCCCATCGCCAGCAAAGAGAACTGGAAGCCTTACACCAAGGCCTACCAAG TCTTGGAGGCCCTCAACATGCTGGTGAATAAACCAGACCTGGACCAGCCCGTGCGTGTGGAGCTTGCGGACCTCCTGATACAGGACCCGTTGCTGTTTCACAAGAATGCGGAAGACTTCACCCTGAAGTTTGGAGAGTCCCGGCCCTCCTAA
- the SMTNL1 gene encoding LOW QUALITY PROTEIN: smoothelin-like protein 1 (The sequence of the model RefSeq protein was modified relative to this genomic sequence to represent the inferred CDS: deleted 1 base in 1 codon), producing the protein MWELLNHEELWQEGGTGRWSRRIEKSSEDGTTVSPTAEAPGTLGGGASAEEKAKGTAGSTDTEGPPHGAGKQERASAMDKVSAEFQGEANGLDEGKVEATVESELPEEDGGKEETTAAAQELTDGKAETKSESKEAEGKEETALASEKQKADEKAAKPESREKAGVDDETKAEPKQAAGEQGAPTASQEESSKTDEPTAEAQEKAAAPEVKSDSEKPAPEDKAKAKPQEGDLQEQVEPDSPSEEQDQGVERESEGGAGVMPSSPKEWPESPTEESQGLSPDGLGPDNEASTETGPSASESSPSEVPQSPTEPPPPQEKKEKAPERRVSAPARPRGARAQNRKAIVDKFGGAASGPTALFRNTKAAGAAIGGVKNMLLEWCRAMTRNYEHVDIQNFSSSWSSGMAFCALIHKFFPDAFDYAALDPTKRRHNFTLAFSTAEKLADCAQLLEVDDMVRFAVPDSKCVYTYIQELYRSLVQKGLVKTKKK; encoded by the exons ATGTGGGAGCTGCTGAACCATGAAGAGCTCTGGCAGGAGGGTGGGACTGGA AGATGGAGCAGAAGGATAGAAAAGTCCTCTGAGGATGGGACCACTGTCTCCCCAACTGCAGAGGCCCCGGGAACGCTGGGAGGTGGAGCCTCTGCAGAGGAGAAGGCCAAAGGCACAGCGGGGAGCACTGATACAGAGGGGCCTCCCCATGGGGCAGGAAAGCAGGAAAGAGCTTCAGCCATGGACAAGGTTTCAGCTGAGTTCCAGGGGGAAGCTAACGGGCTGGATGAGGGCAAGGTGGAGGCCACAGTAGAGTCTGAACTTCCAGAGGAGgatggtgggaaggaggaaactACAGCCGCTGCTCAGGAGCTGACTGATGGGAAAGCAGAGACTAAATCTGAGTCCAAGGAGGCTGAGGGAAAAGAGGAGACGGCGCTGGCCTCTGAGAAGCAGAAAGCTGACGAGAAAGCAGCCAAACCCGAGTCCCGGGAGAAAGCTGGAGTTGATGACGAGACCAAGGCTGAGCCAAAGCAGGCGGCTGGGGAGCAGGGGGCCCCCACAGCCTCTCAGGAGGAGAGCAGCAAAACAGATGAGCCCACGGCTGAAGCCCAGGAGAAAGCTGCTGCCCCCGAGGTCAAGTCGGACTCTGAGAAGCCTGCTCCAGAAGATAAGGCCAAGGCCAAACCGCAGGAGGGTGACCTGCAGGAGCAGGTG GAGCCAGACAGTCCCAGTGAAGAGCAGGACCAGGGTGTGGAGAGAGAGtcggagggaggggctggggtaaTGCCCAGCTCCCCCAAGGAGTGGCCTGAGAGTCCCACGGAGGAGAGCCAGGGCCTCAGCCCAG ATGGGTTGGGCCCAGACAACGAAGCTTCCACAGAGACCGGTCCTTCAGCCAG TGAGTCTTCACCCAGCGAGGTGCCCCAGAGTCCTAcggagccccctcccccacaggagaagaaggagaaggccCCGGAACGCAGGGTGTCAGCCCCTGCCCGGCCCCGG GGGGCCCGTGCACAGAACCGCAAAGCCATCGTGGACAAGTTTGGCGG GGCAGCCTCGGGCCCCACGGCCCTGTTCCGGAACACGAAGGCCGCGGGGGCAGCCATCGGCGGTGTCAAGAACATGCTCTTAGAGTGGTGCCGAGCCATGACAAGAAACTACGAG CATGTGGACATCCAGAACTTCTCCTCAAGCTGGAGCAGCGGCATGGCCTTCTGCGCCCTCATCCACAAGTTCTTCCCCGATGCCTTTGACTACGCTGCGCTGGACCCCACAAAACGCCGGCATAACTTCACCCTGGCCTTCTCCACAGCAGA GAAACTGGCCGACTGTGCCCAGCTGCTGGAGGTGGATGACATGGTGCGATTCGCAGTACCCGACTCCAAGTGCGTCTACACCTACATCCAAGAGCTGTATCGCAGCCTCGTGCAGAAGGGACTGGTGAAGACCAAGAAGAAATGA